The stretch of DNA CGCGCCTACCTGATCAACCGCGACATCGACGCCATCCGCGGCACGATCATCCGTCAGACGATGTTCGCCGAGTTCGAGCACCGCACGCACGCGATGGCCGAGGCGGGCGAGCCGCTCACCCTGGAGTCGTTCCGCAAGGTCTACCGCGAGCTGCTCGACGCGTACTTCGGCGAGCAGTTCGTCGTCGATGATTGTCTAGAACTGGAGTGCTTGCGGATCCCGCACTTCTACAACGCGTTCTACGTCTATAAGTACGCGACGGGCCTCTCGGCAGCGATCGCGCTGTCGCAGCGTGTGCTGACCGGCGGCGATCCGGCGCTCGACGCGTACCTCGGCTTCCTCAAGGGCGGTTGCAGCAAGCACCCGCTCGACCTCTTGCGAGACGCCGGAGTCGATATGGAGAGCCCCGAGCCCGTGCAGACGGCGCTCGATCACTTCGAGAACCTCGTCGATCAACTGGATGGGCTCTTGTAGGGTCCGCTGTGCGGACCGTTCTCACCGGGCTCGTAGTACGCGATGGCATGCGTATGCGTAAGGCCACCCGCGGCTAGCGCCGACGGCTCATGTTGCTGCGCAAGCAATTTTGACGGCGAGCCGGGGACGTTAGTCGTGGCGACCGTTCCGCACAGCGGACCCTGCGATAAGCGTCAACAGCAGAAGCGCTGACGAGGGCTCGGGGATATCAACGCGGACGATGTCTTGCAAGTAAGCGGCGCCGGCGCGGAGGCCGAAGTCGCTGTCGAACGAAGAGCCGACGATCATCGTGCCGTTCTCGTAGGCCAGCGAAATGCCGAGGTTGTCGCCCTGCTCGCGGTCAATCAGCACGAGCCGGCCGATCTCAAGACCGGTGGCCACGTCGTAGGCGTAGACCGCGCCGGTAACGATGCCGTCAGCCGTGGCGCTACTGGCGCCGACCAATGCGAGGCCGTCCTCAATCGCCACCGAGACGCCGAAGTTGAACCCCATGGCGCCGTCACCGGGAGTGAGAACATGCAACTCGTCACCGGTCGTGGCGTCGAACAGATACGCGGCGCCAGTCCCGCCGTTGCCGCGCGAAGCGCCCACCAGAGCAACGTTGTCGTCCAGTGCGATTGACTCGCCGAAGCGGTCCCCGGCCGTGGCGTTGCTCGGCGTGGACTTGGCTAGTTGCGAGCCGGTGGTCCAGTCAAAGAAGTAAACCGAACCTGTGCCGAGTGGCGTGCCATCATCAAGTCGCGACGTAACTGCCGCGATAGATTCGTCGAGCGCGGTTGCGTAGCCAAACTGAGCGGAGGCTGTTAAATCTCCAGGCGCGAACTTGTGAAGCTGCACCCCCGTCATGGCGTTGAAGAAATAGGCGGCGCCACTGGCGTTGCCAAAGTCATCGTCGCCAGGAGCGCCAATGAGGGCGTGAATCCCAGCAGTGTCTAGCGAGTCTCCAAAGCGGTCCCCGGCGGCGCCATCAGCTGCGACTAACTTGTTCACCTGCTCGCCAGAGCGATTGTAGACGTAGGCGGCGCCAGCGCCATCGTGGCCGTTGAAGGCTCCGACTAGCGAGTATGGTCTGCCAATCGCGACCGCATCGCCGAAGCGATCGCCCGCGAGCCCGTCGGATGGGACCAACTCGGGTCCGAACATCCCCGTGGCAATGTTGAACGTATACACCGAGCCGGAACCGATCCCACTATCGCTGCCGCCCAGGCGGGTCCCAACGATCGCGGTCGCCCCGTCGGTATCCACTGCGGCGCCGAAGTTGAATCCCGGGGACGGCACGGGCTCGGTGAGCTGATTGCCCCAGAACTCAAGAGTGAGAGTCGCCGCCGGCGCAACGGCGGCAGCTGCCAGGGCCCCTGCTACAAAAGAAAGCCGTAGCCCGGCGAGAAGGACGGCGATGGTGCGGCTCATTAGGCGACTCGAACGTGTTCCGGGAAGAGCGATCGATCAGCGGCTCTAGAGTGAGTTTGTACGGATTACGCGGGCAGGTCAAACACTAGGCGGACCCGCCCGCCGGGCCCGAGAGCCCGCGGAGCTGGGCCTTGGCTTCACGGATCGGCCTGCTGAATGGCTTCGCTACGCCGGCGGCGGATTCTTCCCTCCGCGGGAAACCGCTGGCCGCTCGGACACTCTTCCCGTTCGGGAAAGCCGCCAGTGCCCGCCTGGGAAAGGTGCAAGCGGCCCGAGTTCTGGTTAGACTGCAAGCTTGCCGCCGCTGGCCGGCCCCGCTGGGGGTATGCGCCGTCGGGCGGCTGGCGGAAGGGCGCGGGCCCGCTCCGCCCCCGGAACATCCCACCGCGAAGAGGGCAAAACGCCATGTCGATCGTCGCCGACGCCGTCAAAAGCGGTTTCATGCCGATCAACACCGAGCTGGAGGTCAACAAGCTCTTCCGTGCCTGCGTTAAGTACGAGGCGAGCGATCTCCACCTGAAAGTCGGCAAACCCCCCTTGGTCCGCGTCGGCGGCACCATCCGTGAGCTGCAGCGCGGACCGATCAGCGACGAGGAGATGGTCAGTCTCCTCTTGCCGCTGATGAACGACCGCAACCGCAAGATCTTCGAGCGTGACGGCGGCGCCGACTTCGCCCACACGGTGAAGGTGGACGAGACCACGTGGCGGTTCCGTGTGAATCTGCT from Botrimarina mediterranea encodes:
- a CDS encoding FG-GAP repeat protein gives rise to the protein MSRTIAVLLAGLRLSFVAGALAAAAVAPAATLTLEFWGNQLTEPVPSPGFNFGAAVDTDGATAIVGTRLGGSDSGIGSGSVYTFNIATGMFGPELVPSDGLAGDRFGDAVAIGRPYSLVGAFNGHDGAGAAYVYNRSGEQVNKLVAADGAAGDRFGDSLDTAGIHALIGAPGDDDFGNASGAAYFFNAMTGVQLHKFAPGDLTASAQFGYATALDESIAAVTSRLDDGTPLGTGSVYFFDWTTGSQLAKSTPSNATAGDRFGESIALDDNVALVGASRGNGGTGAAYLFDATTGDELHVLTPGDGAMGFNFGVSVAIEDGLALVGASSATADGIVTGAVYAYDVATGLEIGRLVLIDREQGDNLGISLAYENGTMIVGSSFDSDFGLRAGAAYLQDIVRVDIPEPSSALLLLTLIAGSAVRNGRHD